From a region of the Penaeus vannamei isolate JL-2024 chromosome 2, ASM4276789v1, whole genome shotgun sequence genome:
- the LOC138863342 gene encoding cuticle protein 7-like — protein sequence MSAKLILLVGALAALASAVPRPDHPPVYHAPHPTYKQPGMPFDFSYAVRDPYSGNDYAHAQTSDGHVTSGSYSVALPDGRTEIVEFTADHDNGYVANVAYEGEASYPAPAPYHPPPSYHAPAPSYPPPPPHPHA from the exons ATGTCTGCGAAA CTGATCCTCCTGGTGGGCGCCCTCGCGGCTCTGGCCTCCGCCGTCCCCCGTCCCGACCATCCTCCCGTCTACCACGCTCCTCACCCGACCTACAAGCAGCCAGGAATGCCCTTCGACTTCAGCTACGCCGTCAGGGACCCCTACTCGGGCAACGACTACGCCCACGCCCAGACCAGCGACGGTCACGTCACCTCCGGATCCTACAGCGTGGCTCTTCCCGACGGCCGAACCGAGATCGTCGAATTCACCGCCGATCACGACAACGGCTACGTCGCCAACGTCGCCTACGAGGGAGAGGCCTcgtaccccgcccccgccccctaccatccccctccatcctaccacgcccccgccccctcctaccctcctcctcctccccacccacatgCATAA
- the LOC138863303 gene encoding cuticle protein 7-like: MSAKLVLLAALAALASAVPRPDHPPVYHAPHPTYKQPGMPFDFSYAVRDPYSGNDYAHAQTSDGHITSGSYSVALPDGRTEIVEFTADHDNGYVANVAYEGEASYPAPAPYHPPPSYHAPAPSYPPPPPHPHQ; encoded by the exons ATGTCTGCAAAA CTCGTCCTCCTGGCCGCCCTCGCGGCTCTGGCCTCCGCCGTCCCCCGTCCCGACCATCCTCCCGTCTACCACGCTCCTCACCCGACCTACAAGCAGCCAGGAATGCCCTTCGACTTCAGCTACGCCGTCAGGGACCCCTACTCGGGCAACGACTACGCCCACGCCCAGACCAGCGACGGTCACATCACCTCCGGATCCTACAGCGTGGCTCTTCCCGACGGCCGAACCGAGATCGTCGAATTCACCGCCGATCACGACAACGGCTACGTCGCCAACGTCGCCTACGAGGGAGAGGCCTcgtaccccgcccccgccccctaccatccccctccatcctaccacgcccccgccccctcctaccctcctccccctccccacccacatcaGTAA
- the LOC113828493 gene encoding cuticle protein 7-like, which translates to MSAKLILLVGALAALASAVPRPDHPPVYHAPHPTYKQPGMPFDFSYAVRDPYSGNDYAHAQTSDGHVTSGSYSVALPDGRTEIVEFTADHDNGYVANVAYEGEASHPAPAPYHPPPSYHPAPSYHAPAPSYPPPPPHPHV; encoded by the exons ATGTCTGCAAAA CTGATCCTCCTGGTGGGCGCCCTCGCGGCTCTGGCCTCCGCCGTCCCCCGTCCCGACCATCCTCCCGTCTACCACGCTCCTCACCCGACCTACAAGCAGCCAGGAATGCCCTTCGACTTCAGCTACGCCGTCAGGGACCCCTACTCGGGCAACGACTACGCCCACGCCCAGACCAGCGACGGTCACGTCACCTCCGGATCCTACAGCGTGGCTCTTCCCGACGGCCGAACCGAGATCGTCGAATTCACCGCCGATCACGACAACGGCTACGTCGCCAACGTCGCCTACGAGGGAGAGGCCTcgcaccccgcccccgccccctaccacccccctccctcctaccaccccgcTCCTTCCtaccacgcccccgccccctcctaccctcctcccccaccccacccgcacgTATAA
- the LOC113828502 gene encoding cuticle protein 7-like, with translation MSAKLILLVGALAALASAVPRPDHPPVYAAPHPTYKQPGMPFDFSYAVKDPYSGNDYAHAQTSDGHVTSGSYSVALPDGRTEIVEFTADHDNGYVANVAYEGEASYPAPAPYHPPPSYHAPAPSYPPPPPHPHA, from the exons ATGTCTGCGAAA CTGATCCTCTTGGTGGGCGCCCTCGCGGCTCTGGCCTCCGCCGTCCCCCGTCCCGACCATCCTCCCGTCTACGCCGCTCCTCACCCGACCTACAAGCAGCCAGGAATGCCCTTTGACTTCAGCTACGCCGTCAAGGACCCCTACTCGGGCAACGACTACGCCCACGCCCAGACCAGCGACGGTCACGTCACCTCCGGATCCTACAGTGTGGCTCTTCCCGACGGCCGAACCGAGATCGTCGAATTCACCGCCGATCACGACAACGGCTACGTCGCCAACGTCGCCTACGAGGGAGAGGCCTcgtaccccgcccccgccccctaccatccccctccttcctaccacgcccccgccccctcctacccccctcctcctccccacccacatgCATAA
- the LOC113828486 gene encoding cuticle protein 7 codes for MRLILLVGALAALASAVPRPDSPPVYHAPHPTYKQPGMPFDFSYAVRDTYSGNDYAHAQTSDGHVTSGSYSVALPDGRTEIVEFTADHDNGYVANVAYEGEASHPAPAPYHPPPSYHAPAPSYPPPPPHPHQ; via the coding sequence CTGATCCTCCTGGTGGGCGCCCTCGCGGCTCTGGCCTCCGCCGTCCCCCGTCCCGACTCTCCTCCCGTCTACCACGCTCCTCACCCGACCTACAAGCAGCCGGGAATGCCCTTCGACTTCAGCTACGCCGTCAGGGACACCTACTCGGGCAACGACTACGCCCACGCCCAGACCAGCGACGGTCACGTCACCTCCGGATCCTACAGCGTGGCTCTTCCCGACGGCCGAACCGAGATCGTCGAATTCACCGCCGATCACGACAACGGCTACGTCGCCAACGTCGCCTACGAGGGAGAGGCCTcgcaccccgcccccgccccctaccatccccctccatcctaccacgcccccgccccctcctaccctcctcctcctccccacccacatcAATAA
- the LOC113828497 gene encoding cuticle protein 7-like — translation MCAKLILLVGALAALASAVPRPDHPPVYHAPHPTYKQPGMPFDFSYAVRDPYSGNDYAHAQTSDGHVTSGSYSVALPDGRTEIVEFTADHDNGYVANVAYEGEASHPAPAPSYHPAPSYHAPAPSYHPAPSYHAPAPSYPPPPPHPHV, via the exons ATGTGTGCGAAA CTGATCCTCCTGGTGGGCGCCCTCGCGGCTCTGGCCTCCGCCGTCCCCCGTCCCGACCATCCTCCCGTCTACCACGCTCCTCACCCGACCTACAAGCAGCCAGGAATGCCCTTCGACTTCAGCTACGCCGTCAGGGACCCCTACTCGGGCAACGACTACGCCCACGCCCAGACCAGCGACGGTCACGTCACCTCCGGATCCTACAGCGTGGCTCTTCCCGACGGCCGAACCGAGATCGTCGAATTCACCGCCGATCACGACAACGGCTACGTCGCCAACGTCGCCTACGAGGGAGAGGCCTcgcaccccgcccccgccccctcctaccaccccgcTCCTTCCtaccacgcccccgccccctcctaccaccccgcTCCTTCCtaccacgcccccgccccctcctaccctcctcccccaccccacccacatgtATAA
- the LOC138865696 gene encoding cuticle protein 7-like, which produces MTCSLLQLILLVGALAALASAVPRPDSPPVFHAPHPTYKQPGMPFDFSYAVRDPYSGNDYAHAQTSDGHVTSGSYSVALPDGRTEIVEFTADHDNGYVANVAYEGEASYPAPALSYHPAPSYHAPAPSYPPPPPHPHV; this is translated from the coding sequence ATGACCTGTTCCCTCCTGCAGCTGATCCTCTTGGTGGGCGCCCTCGCGGCTCTGGCCTCCGCCGTCCCCCGTCCCGACTCTCCTCCCGTCTTCCACGCTCCTCACCCGACCTACAAGCAGCCAGGAATGCCCTTCGACTTCAGCTACGCCGTCAGGGACCCCTACTCGGGCAACGACTACGCCCACGCCCAGACCAGCGACGGTCACGTCACCTCCGGATCCTACAGCGTGGCTCTTCCCGACGGCCGAACCGAGATCGTCGAATTCACCGCCGATCACGACAACGGCTACGTCGCCAACGTCGCCTACGAGGGAGAGGCCTCataccccgcccccgccctttcCTACCACCCCGCTCCTTCCtaccacgcccccgccccctcctaccctcctcccccaccccacccacatgtATAA
- the LOC113828478 gene encoding cuticle protein 7-like, whose translation MSVKLILLVGALAALASAVPRPDSPPVYGAPHPTYKQPGMPFDFSYAVKDPYSGNDYAHAQTSDGHVTSGSYSVALPDGRTEIVEFTADHDNGYVANVAYEGEASYPAPAPYHPPPSYHAPAPSYPPPPPHPHA comes from the exons ATGTCTGTAAAA CTGATCCTCCTGGTGGGCGCCCTCGCGGCTCTGGCCTCCGCCGTCCCCCGTCCCGACTCTCCTCCCGTCTACGGCGCTCCTCACCCGACCTACAAGCAGCCAGGAATGCCCTTCGACTTCAGCTACGCCGTCAAGGACCCCTACTCGGGCAACGACTACGCCCACGCCCAGACCAGCGACGGTCACGTCACCTCCGGATCCTACAGCGTGGCTCTTCCCGACGGCCGAACCGAGATCGTCGAATTCACCGCCGATCACGACAACGGCTACGTCGCCAACGTCGCCTACGAGGGAGAGGCCTcgtaccccgcccccgccccctaccatccccctccatcctaccacgcccccgccccctcctaccctcctcctcctccccacccacatgCATAA
- the LOC113828477 gene encoding cuticle protein 7-like has product MSAKLILLVGALAALASAVPRPDHPPVYHAPHPTYKQPGMPFDFSYAVRDPYSGNDYAHAQTSDGHVTSGSYSVALPDGRTEIVEFTADHDNGYVANVAYEGEASYPAPAPYHPPPSYHAPAPSYPPPPPHPHA; this is encoded by the exons ATGTCTGCGAAA CTGATCCTCCTGGTGGGCGCCCTCGCGGCTCTGGCCTCCGCCGTCCCCCGTCCCGACCATCCTCCCGTCTACCACGCTCCTCACCCGACCTACAAGCAGCCAGGAATGCCCTTCGACTTCAGCTACGCCGTCAGGGACCCCTACTCGGGCAACGACTACGCCCACGCCCAGACCAGCGACGGTCACGTCACCTCCGGATCCTACAGCGTGGCTCTTCCCGACGGCCGAACCGAGATCGTCGAATTCACCGCCGATCACGACAACGGATACGTCGCCAACGTCGCCTACGAGGGAGAGGCCTcgtaccccgcccccgccccctaccatccccctccctcctaccacgcccccgccccctcctaccctccccctcctccccacccacatgCATAA
- the LOC113828506 gene encoding cuticle protein 7-like, translating to MRLILLVGALAALASAVPRPDSPPVYHAPHPTYKQPGMPFDFSYAVRDPYSGNDYAHAQTSDGHVTSGSYSVALPDGRTEIVEFTADHDNGYVANVAYEGEASYPAHAPSYHPPPSYHAPAPSYHPAPSYPPPPPHPHT from the exons ATGAGA CTGATCCTCCTGGTGGGCGCCCTCGCGGCTCTGGCCTCCGCCGTCCCCCGTCCCGACTCTCCTCCCGTCTACCACGCTCCTCACCCGACCTACAAGCAGCCGGGAATGCCCTTCGACTTCAGCTACGCCGTCAGGGACCCCTACTCGGGCAACGACTACGCCCACGCCCAGACCAGCGACGGTCACGTCACCTCCGGATCCTACAGCGTGGCTCTTCCCGACGGCCGAACCGAGATCGTCGAATTCACCGCCGATCACGACAACGGCTACGTCGCCAACGTCGCCTACGAGGGAGAGGCCTCgtaccccgcccacgccccctcctatcaccccccaccctcttaccacgcccccgccccctcctaccaccctgccccctcctaccctcctcccccaccccacccacacacataa